TTGATAACTCATACGATCAGCATCGACTTTACAGTTGGGAAAGAGAGTTTCTCTGGCTAATACGTCTTCCAGCGTTATCGCTTGGGTAAGGGCCTGGCCTGAGTATTGATAAATGGATTGTAACCATTGCATATGTGGCGGCCGATTTAAGAATCCGGTTCCACAACTTTCGCAGCGGTAGATACGAAACTCTTTATGGCTTGAGTTTTCAGTATAGTGAAAGTTTTTTTGACGCCAAAATTTTATTCTTCCGCCGCCACAGCTCACACATTTGTGTAAAACATCGCCATAAATTTCTGAAGCTATTGATGCATAAGTCATAACATTCCCCTGTATTTATTTGATAACCGGTTGACCAGGAAGCTGGTTTAAAAATATTTTATCTTTCATGTAAGGAAACGGTCAGACCGTCAGCTCGTTGTCTGCTATGTCTTCTTCTGTCGGCTTTCTTACTGCGTTATTTTTAGCTCTGATATAGCGCCATGGTCTGGCCAGGATGGTTAAAACCAGTGTCTCAACGCCAAAATAAACGGGATTAGCCATGGCGGCACCGGGTAAACCGTAAGTTTTTACCATCAGTGGAATGCTGATGGCCGCCGTAACTGCACCACAGATGCGCCCCAGTAACAACAAGCGTGTCCGTTTATTAGCCAGCAGCGGCTGCGATACCACAGTACCCAAAGCATGTAGCGCACAGCCAACGGCTATGGCCGGCATCAGATCTACTGCCGCATGATAGGATTTTGCCAATACCCAGGAGGCTATCAAATCGCTGGTAGCCAGCAATAACAACACGCCGGTAACCCCTAAAATAAAAACACAGGCGATCCATATCCATAAGATTTTAAAGGCTTCCTTGCTCTGGTTTAACGAATACAATTGAAAATAAACCGGTTGAAAGATACGTAACAAAACCATGGCACTGCGATTAAACGCTTCGTTGATGATCAGGTAAGTCGCTGCATATAAACCCACCTCGGCAGCCGTCATCAAATAACCAATGATGTAGCGATCACCCAAGCCGTTGATCCAAAATATCAATTCCATCGGGATTAACGGTAAAGCGTATGTCCATACATCGGTTTTAAACGAACGGGCGATAACCGGACGCTTTTTTTTTGGTAATTTCTTGTCCTGTACAAACGACCAGGCCATATTTGAGAGCATGCTTGCCAGGATGTAACCCAGTAAAACCCACTCTGTTTTTTGGTCGCCCCACCAGACCAGCGATACCGCAAACAAGGGACGCAAGATGCTGTCAGTGGTTTGCCACAAGCTTGCGCCACGTTGTTTACGCTCGCCGATCAGTAACTGGATACCGAGTTCGCGGCGAACGGTTACTACAAGAAGAATACCTGCCAGCATCAACAGCCAAAAATCGCTGTGTGTGAAATAGCTGTATGCTCCACCACCCACTATTAGCAGCATTATTGCTACGGCTGTTGAGCGGGTAGTCAGACGGGTCACCACAGCGTATAAATCTGCTCGCTCCCATTTATCCATACACTCCGGCAATAAACGCATGCCGGCACAGATAAAAGGATAGGAAAACAGGGTAACGCCCAGCGCAACAAAACCATTCAATAAAGCAACTTGTCCGTAAACTTCAGGTGTTACCAGTTCGGTAAGAAAACGGGTTCCTGCCAATAAAGCGCAGGCGGACAGTAATTGTCCAAACAGCGCCCAGAAGGCGTCGCCGAATAGTTGTTTTTCTTTTAACAGTCCGAACATGATTTTTCCTTTTGATGGCTTGTTATCAGGAGGGACGCTGGTAATACGATTTTGATACTGTCGGGTTTGTCATCAATGGTGCCAAAGCAGGCTGATAGCCTGTACCCAAGACGGTCCCCCACAAAAACATCAATATCGCGTTTTGCGGGAAATACTCCCACATATTAAACGTCAGTCCGGCAACAAAGATAAACATCATTACCACGCCTTTTTTGGGATGGGCTGACATTTTTGTTGTTGTCCATAAAAAGAAAATATACGCCAGCAGACCAATCAGGCCATAACCGTTCAGCAAGAATAAATACAGGCTGTCAGAGTCAAATTGGCCTTTAAAATGTTCGGCACCATAAAGAACATTGATGGTATTTGAGCTTAAACCCAGTCCCCAGCCGAATAGGACATCGGCAGGATCATTTATTTGCTCGGCAAATATCCGTTGCCATAAACCTATACGACCATCTTCGGTTGGGTTGGCATCATCGCGGCCACTGATCAAGGGACTGGATGCCAATACCAACGCTCCTATGGCAAATATGGGTGCCGGTATAATCAATGCCCAGCGATCTCTTGCCCGGAGCAACGCAAAAATCTGGAAAAAAACCACCAGTAGTGAGCTGATAAAGGCGGTTCGCGAGCCACTTAGTAACGCTAAAAATACGCTGATAGCGACCCACTTTCCCATTGCCGGAACCATTGAGAACAGTAGCGCACAAGTTGCCATACTGGCTCCAAACAGGTTGGGGCTGACAAAAGTACCGAATGGTCGTCCACCGCCCAGAAATGATACTCCGAACAAATGTGGTGACCACAAGGCCTGGGCTATTGCCAATAGGGCTTCAAAGGCGATGTAATAACGGAGGTAACAGGCAAATTTATAGATAACATGGTCGCCGCCGCCCAAGCGACTGGCGACGAAGCCAACCAATGCTACAGGCAGGTATTCAAAAACACGCAGACCGGCTAATGGCACTACCCAGGGCAAGTCCAAATATAGTGCATAGCCGGTTTCAAACAGCACATAAGTTGCCACTACAGCCAAAAATGCAAATATTTGGCTGGTTAACAGACCGCCCCGTAAGCGTGTTTCAAAAAATGCGTAGGCAACAAGCACCATCAACATAACTTCGCGAAGAATACGCAAACCAAAATCCTGTTCGCCATAAACTTCCTTCACGCCTGTCCAGGCTGACTCTACCTGAGGCAAAGAAGCCAGTATCGACATACTGACGAGGGCAAACAGCAGGATGGGCAAATCTCTTTCAAAGCGTATAGTCATCTTATGCCCGGCCTTTATGATCTGGTTTTTTCGTCACTTTCACAGCAGGCAGATAGCGATGCTTTCGGCGTTTTCCAGACCAGTCTGCCATCGCTTGATATCCGGCCATTCAGGTTGACTGGCTTGGCTGTGCCATCCTGGCTGATGAGTGCTACCAGCATGGCTTCCCGAAGTATGGACAAGCCAAAATCCTGTTCACTATAAACCGCTTTCACACCCGTCCAGGTAGCTTCGGCTATCGGTAAGGAAGCCAGTGTCGAGGTACTGGTCAGGGCGAACAGCAGCATGGATAAGTTCTTTTTGATTTGTATTTTCATGTTACACCTCTACCTCATCATCAAGCTCTACTGTCACTTTTTCGGCAGCCAAATAGCGACTATCCTGATTTTTTCCAAACCAACCTTTTACGGTCTTATACCCTGAATTGCTCTTGGCTTCGATGTTGGTTTGGTTATAGGCATAGCCATAATAAGATGACTCTTCTTTCATATC
Above is a window of Methylobacter sp. S3L5C DNA encoding:
- a CDS encoding O-antigen ligase, with translation MTIRFERDLPILLFALVSMSILASLPQVESAWTGVKEVYGEQDFGLRILREVMLMVLVAYAFFETRLRGGLLTSQIFAFLAVVATYVLFETGYALYLDLPWVVPLAGLRVFEYLPVALVGFVASRLGGGDHVIYKFACYLRYYIAFEALLAIAQALWSPHLFGVSFLGGGRPFGTFVSPNLFGASMATCALLFSMVPAMGKWVAISVFLALLSGSRTAFISSLLVVFFQIFALLRARDRWALIIPAPIFAIGALVLASSPLISGRDDANPTEDGRIGLWQRIFAEQINDPADVLFGWGLGLSSNTINVLYGAEHFKGQFDSDSLYLFLLNGYGLIGLLAYIFFLWTTTKMSAHPKKGVVMMFIFVAGLTFNMWEYFPQNAILMFLWGTVLGTGYQPALAPLMTNPTVSKSYYQRPS
- a CDS encoding lipopolysaccharide biosynthesis protein, giving the protein MFGLLKEKQLFGDAFWALFGQLLSACALLAGTRFLTELVTPEVYGQVALLNGFVALGVTLFSYPFICAGMRLLPECMDKWERADLYAVVTRLTTRSTAVAIMLLIVGGGAYSYFTHSDFWLLMLAGILLVVTVRRELGIQLLIGERKQRGASLWQTTDSILRPLFAVSLVWWGDQKTEWVLLGYILASMLSNMAWSFVQDKKLPKKKRPVIARSFKTDVWTYALPLIPMELIFWINGLGDRYIIGYLMTAAEVGLYAATYLIINEAFNRSAMVLLRIFQPVYFQLYSLNQSKEAFKILWIWIACVFILGVTGVLLLLATSDLIASWVLAKSYHAAVDLMPAIAVGCALHALGTVVSQPLLANKRTRLLLLGRICGAVTAAISIPLMVKTYGLPGAAMANPVYFGVETLVLTILARPWRYIRAKNNAVRKPTEEDIADNELTV